The genomic window GCCTGTCCTGGACGAAACGCCTCGCCGTGGCCGTCGCCGCCACCGCGTCCGCCGTCACCGTCACCGTCATCGCCAGCCCCGCCGCCAACGCGACCGTGTACGGATCCTGCAACATCAGCGGCTGTGCCGCCGCGGCCTCGGCGAACTCGACCTGGCAGTCCATGAACTACCCGAGCTCGCGCGGCTGGTACGACTGGCCGGACGGCGAGTGCAACTACGCCGGCGGCACCTACTACAACGACGACGGCCAGCTGCCCGCCGGCGACAGCTTCCAGGAGTTCGACGTCAACCCGCGCGCGTGCGGCGCGCACCGCGACGCGGTACGGATCGTCGTGGACATGGACACCGGGGAGGTGTGGTACTCGCCGGACCACTACAGCGACTTCTACCAGCTGTCGGGCTCGTAGGGATCGCTCTTCAGGGCTGCGCCGCCGTCGGCCTCGACGGCGGCGCGGTCTACTCTGAGCTGCGTCAGCACTCGAAGGATCCGGGGGGACGTGCTCACTGTGGCAAAACAAGTGCGAGACGAGACATCGGACGGGGACCTCGCGACGCACCCCGCGGCGACGCGCTACCGCAGGAGGGCGGCCGGTGCCGCCCTCATCCTGGTTCTCGGCCTGACAGTCGGCTTCGCCGTGGCGATGAACATCCTCGGCTGGCATGCCGCGTTCTTCGGGCCGCACGTCGGCGCGTGCCACGCCGTGGGCGCGAAGTCCGGTTGCGCCGCGTCGCCGGGCTTCCCGTCGATCATCTTCCTGGCCGTCGGCCCGTTCTTCGTGATCGGCGGCCTCTGCTCGGCCGCCGTGAAGTGGTGGCCGACGAGCTTGCGCAAGAAGCTCCCGCGCGCGATCCTCGCCGTCGGTGTCATCATCGGCCTGTTCCCCGGTGTGTTCATCTATCACTGGCGGCGGACCAGCGAGGCCAGCCTTTCGATCGGCGGCCTGCACGTGCCGCAAGCCCGGTGGGTCGCCGCGACGGACCGGCCGTCGACGGTCCGCGAGGTGGGCTCCTGGGCTGACGGCTCGACGGTCGTGCGCGTGCGGACCGATGCGGTCATCGCCTATGCGGCCGGCGACGGGCATGTCGAATGGACCTTCCCGATCCCCGGCCAGGACACCGTCTGCACCGTCAGCCACACCGTGTCCGAGCACATCGGCCTGGTCGCCTATCGGGCCGACGGGCAGCCGTGCACGGAAGTCGGGGCCATTGATCTGCGGAGCGGGAAGCAGTTGTGGACCGTCGAGCGTGAAGCCTCGGCGCTCTCCGCCATCATCGAGACTTCCTCCTCCAACTCCGTAGCCGTCGGCGCGGACACCGCTCTCCTGAAGGAGGACGGCGGGATCCGGGCGGTCTCACTCCGCGACGGGACGCCGCGGTGGCGGAGCCAGGTCACGGATTCCTGTACCGAGGACGCGGTCGCGGGGGACGCGGGTCAGGTGCTGGCCATCGAAGGCTGCGGCTCCGGCGGGGAGACGGTCGCCCTCGACGCGAGTACCGGGGCCGTCCGCTGGAAGGCGAAGCTCCCGGTCCCGGGCTCCTTCGACGTGCGGCAGGTCCTGTCGGTCGATCCCGCCGTCGTGCACGTCTCCGAACAGGCGTCGCGGCCCGTGGACGTCGTCGTCTCCTACGACGCGCAGGGCCGCCAGCGCGCTGCGATCCCCACCGCCCAGCCGGACGAGGACATCGCGATCAGCGACCCCGTCGCCGATCTGCTTCAGGACGCACCGGTCCCGCACGCCGTGATCACGGACGACCTCCTGGTCTCCCCGGTGACGCTGCCCGACGGGACCGACCAGATGGCCGCGTTCTCGCTGGCCGACGGACACCGCCTCTGGCAGAACACGGCGGACAGTGATTCCGACTGGTGGACGTCCAACCGCACCGCCGCGCTGGACCTCCAGCCGGACGGACTATATGTCGCCACACCGGGCTGGAGCCGTCCGCGGATCGTGCGGCTCGACCCGGGCACCGGACGCGTGACGATGGCGTACGTCATCTCCGGCGACAAGAGGTTCGACTGGGACGGGGGCGAGCTGTTCGTCGTCGACGGTGGCTATGTGCGGGTCGCCGAAGACGGCACGGGAGACAACCGGCCCATTGCGATGTGGCGCTAGCGGCGTCGGCGATCTCGCCGGTCTCCCCCGCTCACTCCATAAGCCCCGCCGCCACCGTCGCCCCCAACTCCCAACACGCCTCCAGATCAGCCTTCGCAGCCTCCCCGGTCACCGTCACCGGCCGGAACACCCGCTCCCAGCCCATGCCGCCGGCGATCGACTCGATCGCCCGCAGCGCGCCGGCGGTGTCGTTGTTGCCGTGGACGTAGGCGGCGTACGGGAGCTTCTTCGTGGCGTCCAGGCAGGGGTAGTAGACCTGGTCGAAGAAGTGCTTCAGGGCGCCGGACATGTAACCGATGTTCGCCGGCGTCCCCACGATCACCGCGTCGGCGGCCAGAACGTCCACCGCCGTCGCGGCCAGGGCCGGGCGTCGCACCACCGTCACGCCCTCGATCTGGTCGTCGGTCGCGCCGGCGAGGACGGCCTCGAACATCGACTGCAGGGTCGGCGACGGCGTGTGGTGGACGATCAGCAGGGTGGGCATGTCGTGATCCTGCCATTCGCGGCCAGTCTCAACGACCGGCACCGGCCCGACGGTGCGCCGAACCGCCCGATCGGGTGGAGCGCCGGCGGTCGGGGGCTTTGTGCGCGCCCGGCGCTTCTGTTCACTGCGATGCTGGACTACTACTGGTAGAAACGACCGATCGGGGAGGTCCGCTAGTGGAACCGCTGAGAGCAGAGGATCCGCGTACTGTGGGCCCTTATGTGCTGATCGCGCGGCTGGGTACCGGGGGAATGGGGCAGGTGTTCCTGGGCCGGACGCGCGGTGGGCGGACCGTCGCGGTGAAGGTGGTCAAGGCCGAGTTGGCGCAGGACCGGGAGTTCCGGCGGCGGTTCCGGCAGGAGGTCGCGGCGGCGCGGCTGGTGTCGGGGCGGTTCACCGCTCCGGTCGTGGATGCCGATCCCGAGGCGGCGACGCCGTGGCTGGCCACCGCTTATGTGTCCGGGCTGACGCTGCGCGCCGTGGTGGGCGCCGGTTCGCTGCTGCCGGAGACCTCGCTGCGGGTGCTGGCCTACGGGCTGGCGCGGGCGCTGGCCGAGATCCACGCGGC from Catenulispora sp. GP43 includes these protein-coding regions:
- a CDS encoding flavodoxin family protein, whose product is MPTLLIVHHTPSPTLQSMFEAVLAGATDDQIEGVTVVRRPALAATAVDVLAADAVIVGTPANIGYMSGALKHFFDQVYYPCLDATKKLPYAAYVHGNNDTAGALRAIESIAGGMGWERVFRPVTVTGEAAKADLEACWELGATVAAGLME
- a CDS encoding ribonuclease domain-containing protein, with the protein product MPTQRRLGLSWTKRLAVAVAATASAVTVTVIASPAANATVYGSCNISGCAAAASANSTWQSMNYPSSRGWYDWPDGECNYAGGTYYNDDGQLPAGDSFQEFDVNPRACGAHRDAVRIVVDMDTGEVWYSPDHYSDFYQLSGS
- a CDS encoding PQQ-binding-like beta-propeller repeat protein — protein: MRDETSDGDLATHPAATRYRRRAAGAALILVLGLTVGFAVAMNILGWHAAFFGPHVGACHAVGAKSGCAASPGFPSIIFLAVGPFFVIGGLCSAAVKWWPTSLRKKLPRAILAVGVIIGLFPGVFIYHWRRTSEASLSIGGLHVPQARWVAATDRPSTVREVGSWADGSTVVRVRTDAVIAYAAGDGHVEWTFPIPGQDTVCTVSHTVSEHIGLVAYRADGQPCTEVGAIDLRSGKQLWTVEREASALSAIIETSSSNSVAVGADTALLKEDGGIRAVSLRDGTPRWRSQVTDSCTEDAVAGDAGQVLAIEGCGSGGETVALDASTGAVRWKAKLPVPGSFDVRQVLSVDPAVVHVSEQASRPVDVVVSYDAQGRQRAAIPTAQPDEDIAISDPVADLLQDAPVPHAVITDDLLVSPVTLPDGTDQMAAFSLADGHRLWQNTADSDSDWWTSNRTAALDLQPDGLYVATPGWSRPRIVRLDPGTGRVTMAYVISGDKRFDWDGGELFVVDGGYVRVAEDGTGDNRPIAMWR